A single Brassica rapa cultivar Chiifu-401-42 chromosome A04, CAAS_Brap_v3.01, whole genome shotgun sequence DNA region contains:
- the LOC103864053 gene encoding NAC domain-containing protein 104 translates to MELKHRGLPVGFRFRPTDCEISKYLLTKNDMEEQPMKIRNVRYVPEECHDIFSKHPRDLPGYPRETDLYFYCKKLSSQVTTNSHSIWKQIGEDTDVLDPKNNDALVGIKRPFTLVDHEEESDDILLSDEDEPSQYNWFMDEISLPLSVSETDWVLCHVFRKIKPEFESKEEKEEEEESVFAKSLDLLRENDGNVLPPSHSTP, encoded by the exons ATGGAACTAAAACACAGAGGTTTGCCTGTAGGATTCAGGTTTCGTCCAACAGATTGtgagatttcaaaatatttattgacCAAAAATGATATGGAAGAACAACCAATGAAAATTCGTAATGTACGGTATGTACCTGAAGAGTGTCATGATATATTCTCAAAACATCCTCGTGACTTGCCTG gcTACCCAAGAGAAACGGATTTGTACTTTTATTGCAAAAAACTAAGTAGCCAAGTTACTACCAACTCTCATAGTATTTGGAAACAAATCGGAGAAGACACTGATGTTTTAGATCCAAAGAATAATGATGCATTAGTCGGTATCAAACGTCCATTTACTCTTGTTGATCACGAAGAAGAGTCCGATGATATTCTTTTGTCAGATGAAGACGAACCTTCACAATATAATTGGTTCATGGATGAAATTAGCCTCCCATTGTCAGTTTCAGAGACTGATTGGGTTTTGTGCCATGTTTTCCGCAAAATAAAACCTGAATTTGAAtccaaagaagagaaagaagaagaagaagaaagtgttTTTGCAAAGAGTTTGGATCTTCTTAGAGAGAACGATGGAAATGTTCTTCCTCCATCTCATTCTACACCTTAG